The Pecten maximus chromosome 12, xPecMax1.1, whole genome shotgun sequence genome includes a region encoding these proteins:
- the LOC117339328 gene encoding E3 ubiquitin-protein ligase TM129-like, producing MTQATVDVLFTIFYVFFSFCLMSPPTEFVSAGITIQNVLSNYLGSEDMHFIYYHIKRTTFTVVVHSFLPLGYYVGSGLFSPEKDLFNLWSLSFFWRMYLGLSISVILLVSLVAFNWSLQKWNNHPISKQLGHLQRSGESWRTVASSINIEFRRFDKFTTGPHGQRVIVTDSWVIKTGAYFLNIAHQNDIHLTISNSEEHSLSYENMSSVQFINFSVSSVNPKVKPFTIRLNSLEYRDLKDKLQAPVRNARDVVIQQSLSDKFLDAFKQQITDNVDFHPPPTLEIETCIGCMQKQADVKLVKLCDNPTQGDCVQCFCRPMWCLECLGKWFASRQDQQHPETWMGSKSPCPTCRATFCVLDVCRIVST from the exons ATGACACAGGCGACAGTTGACGTTCTCTTCACCatattttatgtgtttttcTCATTCTGTTTGATGTCTCCTCCAACCGAATTTGTGTCCGCAGGAATCACTATCCAAAATGTGCTGTCAAATTACCTCGGTAGTGAAGAcatgcattttatatattatcacaTCAAACgaaccacgtttacagtagtGGTCCACTCATTCCTTCCTCTGG GCTACTATGTTGGATCAGGATTATTTTCCCCAGAAAAAGACCTGTTCAACCTTTGGAGTTTATCATTCTTTTGGAGGATGTATCTTGGTCTCAGTATTAGTGTTATTCTGCTGGTGTCATTGGTGGCATTTAACTGGTCCCTACAGAAATGGAATAATCATCCGATATCAAAACAGCTTGGTCACTTACAGAGAAGTGGAGAATCGTGGAGAACAGTGGCATCGTCTATAAATATTGAGTTCCGTCGTTTTGATAAATTCACAACAGGACCCCACGGTCAACGAGTCATAGTTACAGACTCTTGGGTGATAAAAACTGGAGCTTACTTCCTTAATATTGCTCATCAAAATGACATCCATCTGACAATTTCAAATTCAGAAGAACATTCACTTTCATATGAAAATATGTCTTCTGTACAATTCATAAACTTTTCTGTATCAAGTGTAAATCCAAAAGTTAAGCCTTTCACCATAAG GTTAAACTCCCTTGAGTACCGTGATTTGAAGGACAAGTTACAGGCCCCAGTGCGGAATGCAAGGGATGTTGTTATACAGCAATCTCTAAGTGACAAGTTCCTGGATGCCTTTAAACAACAGATCACAGACAATGTAGACTTCCATCCACCTCCTACATTG GAGATAGAAACCTGCATTGGGTGTATGCAGAAGCAAGCCGATGTAAAACTAGTAAAACTTTGTGACAATCCTACACAGGGAGACTGTGTCCAGTGTTTCTGCCGCCCGATGTGGTGCCTCGAGTGCCTCGGGAAGTGGTTCGCCAGTCGACAGGACCAACAACACCCAGAGACCTGGATGGGCAGCAAGTCGCCCTGTCCGACATGTCGAGCTACATTCTGTGTCCTAGATGTTTGTAGGATTGTGAGCACATGA